One region of Lampris incognitus isolate fLamInc1 chromosome 4, fLamInc1.hap2, whole genome shotgun sequence genomic DNA includes:
- the aqp9b gene encoding aquaporin-9b has translation MEHERKRKIWERCTLKQDIIKEFLAEFLGIFVLILFGCGSVAQTILSKGALGEPLTIHIGFTLGVMMAVYMAGGVSGAHVNPAVSLAMVLLGKLPVKKFPVYVAAQFLGAFAGSCAVYGLYYDALMEYTSGEFSVTGVNATANIFASYPAKHLSVLNGFVDQVIATGALILCILAITDGKNIGAPKGMEPLCIGLIIMAIGVSMGLNCGYPINPARDLGPRFFTAVAGWGMEVFRAGGCWWWIPVAGPMVGGAVGAAIYFLFIELHHVEAEKQKENNVKDKYEMITMS, from the exons ATGGAGCATGAAAGGAAAAGGAAAATCTGGGAAAGATGTACGCTGAAGCAGGACATCATCAAAGAGTTCCTGGCAGAGTTCCTGGGGATCTTCGTGCTCATT CTCTTTGGATGCGGCTCGGTGGCCCAGACCATTCTCAGTAAGGGGGCCCTCGGGGAGCCCCTGACCATCCACATCGGCTTCACCCTGGGGGTCATGATGGCCGTCTACATGGCGGGGGGGGTGTCAG GAGCCCATGTGAACCCTGCCGTGTCTCTGGCCATGGTGCTCTTGGGCAAACTTCCCGTGAAGAAGTTCCCCGTTTATGTGGCGGCTCAGTTTCTGGGGGCATTTGCTGGCTCGTGTGCAGTTTATGGGTTGTATTATG ATGCTTTGATGGAATATACCAGTGGAGAGTTTTCTGTTACCGGTGTGAACGCCACGGCCAACATATTTGCATCCTACCCTGCCAAACACCTCTCAGTCCTCAACGGCTTCGTAGATCAG GTCATTGCGACTGGTGCTCTGATCCTATGCATCCTGGCCATCACAGATGGAAAGAACATCGGCGCTCCAAAGGGAATGGAGCCTCTGTGCATCGGCCTGATTATCATGGCCATTGGCGTGTCCATGGGACTGAACTGTGGCTATCCCATCAACCCTGCACGCGACCTGGGCCCGAGGTTCTTCACTGCTGTGGCCGGCTGGGGCATGGAAGTGTTCAG AGCTGGAGGTTGCTGGTGGTGGATCCCGGTGGCGGGGCCCATGGTGGGGGGAGCGGTGGGGGCCGCTATTTACTTCCTGTTCATCGAGCTGCACCACGTGGAAGCTGAAAAACAGAAGGAGAACAACGTCAAGGACAAATACGAAATGATAACGATGAGTTAA